From the genome of Ictalurus punctatus breed USDA103 chromosome 5, Coco_2.0, whole genome shotgun sequence:
CATTTTCTGCTTATATGTTATTGGGCTATTTGTTAAATTGTATATGGTAGTGACATGTCTTATCGCCACCCTGTAGAACAACTAACGaaacatttgttgttttttgtttatttaaaaaaaaaaaaaacggctgcCGTAAAGCGGTTCGCACTGACGTAACCAGACGTAACTGACACCTTATCTGCAAGTGTAAGGCCTTAAAATATAATCTTGTGTTGAGAATGTGAGAGTGGTATATTTAGTGATATATATTCAATTCGTTGTGTGGAAGCTTTATTCATTTCTGACTCTATAGTGCGATTGAATTAAAACCCGGAagtatttaaatgacatttttaaaaagctgtacaCCGTCTAGCCAATCCCAGCGAGGAAGCCGATACTACCAGCCAATCACAGTTACGAAGGGCGGGATTTGTCAGAGGTATACAATGCGAGGTACGTGCGAAATGACACGAGCGGTCAGTTAAGTTTGTCGAGGTGGCTCGAGTTGAGTTGTCGtggatatttttgtttaaagtttaaaatgacTTCGCTGTTGTCCACCTTAAACAGGTGCTTACGCTCTACAGCGCGACTCTGTAACGTGTCTCAACCCAAAGTCGTGTATAAATCCCACTTTATAGCAGGAGGAAGATGGTCTACAAGATGGTCTTCAAGGTTCACACACACGACCGAGGCGGCGCGTGGATCACCTGCTTCCGGTAAATATAGAAAAGGTGTGCTGATAGCCACCGGTGTGTTCGGTACCGTCGCTGCAGGCGTGTGTCATCTCCAGCAGGCTGAAATGGCAACCAGGGTGAAGAagatggaggaagaggaggaaggaaACGTCGCGGAGAGATGCAGGAGTTTCATGTCTCCTCCGGTCACCGACGTGCGCGTGCTggagcggaggaagcaggagatgAGCAGCAGGATGGAGATGCTCATCATGGAGACCCAGGCTGAGTTCTGCAGAGCGCTCCAGGAGGTGGATGGAGGAACCTTCAAGGTGGACCGCTGGAGCCGTGAGGAAGGTGATGTccggtgtttatttattgtactatacacaacaacaacaacaacatcaatcCAAGGTTCAGTCCTGGACTGGTGAGGGAGCTCTGAGAGGTTCGGGTGATATGGTCACAGACATCATGGTGCAGTAGCTGCAGTAcactaggaataaaacacctgtaCTTTCACATcaatccatttttaaaaaaatatgttgtcactgtgtgtgtgtgtgtgtgtgtaggtggcgGAGGAGTCAGCTGTGTGTTACAGGACAGTAAGATGTTTGAGAAGGCCGGCGTGAACGTCTCGGTGGTGTCCGGTCACCTGTCTGAAGAAGCGGCCAAACAGATGCGCAGTCGCGGAAAACAGCTGAAGGCGAAAGACGGTGAGGCAgcgacttcctgtttcctctccCACGTACACGCAGTGCTGGATACGGTCCAGTCTGAACTCGTGACGCCTACACggggatggtgtgtgtgtttgtgtgtgtgtgtgtgtgtgtgtgtgtgtgtgtgtgtgtgtgtgtgtgtgtgtgtgtgtatgtgatgccATGAAAGGCTTTTACTTCAAAGAGACGTCATATCTGAGAACTGGAATTGTGGTAAATTTCCAGGATGAATGTAAACAGTCGTtatactgtcagagctgctgttgtaggaccttctgaccaatcacaatccagaattcaacagcgctgtggtatacaATACTCACACTAATCTCGAGTGCGTGTTTGAGAGAGCGAGACTCTGCGTGGTCTGGCCCATGCGGCCGTTTTACGTGACGCGAGCGTGCAGTCGTTGTAACGGCCCTCGCGTTATCTGTGCGTTTCAGGGAAGCTGCCCTTCATCGCTATGGGCGTCAGCTCTGTGATCCACCCCAAAAACCCCCACATTCCCACAGTGCACTTCAACTACAGATACTTTGAGGTGGAGGAAGCAGACGGTGAGTTTTATCTCCTCATCCAGCTCCCAGCGTCTGTGTGGAGAAATGCGTTATCTGACAACCGcatacgtctctctctctctctctctctctctctctctctctctctctctctcaggcagTAAGCAGTGGTGGTTTGGAGGAGGAACTGATCTGACTCCAGTCTACATTGACGAGGCAGACGCTGTTCATTTCCACAGTGTTCTCCGTGACGCCTGTAACAAGCACAACCCGCAGTATTACCCCGACTTCAAGAAGTGGTACGAACCtccacacagtgtgtgtgtgtgtgtgtgtgtgtgtgtgtgtgtgtgtgtgtgtgtgtgtgtgtgtgtgtgtgtgtgtgctgggtgAATACAGAGCGTGCTTCAGTGTTGAGACACGCTCCATTATATCCAGCTACAGATGTTCTGAGTCACGCAGTTCGAATCAGACTGCAGTAACGGGTATGAACGGATCGGTcttgtagtgtagtgtagtgtagtgtagtggtggtGTCACAGTTTAGAAATTTATATTTTGGGGGGTGGagaacccccccaccccccgatATTAAGAAATCTCGATACAGTCGACTTACTTTAAAGTCACTCTGAACGTTATGATATAAAATACTTCTTCTATCTTactaaacatttatggaaggagtctccagtgtcagagagagGAATTCTGACGTTAaatccctcctcctccttcttcagGTGCGACCGGTACTTCTTCATCCGGCATCGCGGTGAGACCCGGGGCATCGGCGGGATTTTCTTTGACGATCTGGACTCGCCCAATCAGGAGGAGGCGTTCAGCTTTGTGAAGAGCTGCGCCAAGACGGTGGTGCCGTGCTACCTGCCCATCGTCCGCAAACACCTCGACGACAAGTTCACGCAGCAGGAGAAAGACTGGCAGCAGATCAGACGCGGCAGGCGAGTGACGCCCGTAACCTTCTTCGTACGACGTCGTAACATGCTAGATATCGCCATCTCAAAATCTCTCGTGACTGTGGTGTGTTTCAGGTACGTGGAATTCAACCTGGTCTACGATCGCGGGGTGAAGTTCGGCCTCGCTACTCCCGGCTCCAGAGTCGAGAGCATCATCATGTCTCTACCTCTCACAGCACGGTcagttactgtgtgtgtgtgtgtgtgtgtgtgtgtagagcatCCTCACCCCCGATAGTCACTTAGGACGTGAGGATGCTCTATAGGATGTGCAAAgaatattcttttatttattatgcagCTACAGGTAGTAGGACTTGAATGCACAGGAAGTGCCTTAGAGACATTGTCGAGAAAATCCGGTAAGCTCTTCCTGAACTGTTCTCCTCTCTGTGCAGATGGGAGTACATGCACGAGCCCACTCGAGGCACTAAAGAAGCGGACATGCTGGAAGTTTTACGCAACCCTAAGGAGTGGGTCTGAAGTCACACGCGGAGGCACTACAAGTCATTATAACGGTGACGATGTCATCGTCGAATCGCTCTCAGGCTCGTAACCGCGACTTCGTCCTCGGCGTCTTTCTGCCTTTACGTCTGTTTCAGACTCGCCTCGCTGATACTAACCCTGGTCTGTACGGGACATGTCCCTTTTCACCCGTGTCTCCTTTTTTAACACTTCCTCTTTAGCTTAGCGAGTGATTTCTGCTGATTCACGGCCTGAAGAACTGCTGCTCGTCTCCTGCGGTATCGTTTCAGGTTGTATGCGTCTGAGACCGGACCGGGCTGTACGACGTGAATTCTACTGCTCATGTGACACACTTTGTAATTATTTTAGAAGAAGATCGAATTTCTAGACGATTATAAATGTTATTCTTGTTAAAGGACCGTCCGCCCCTTGAGAGTGGGTGAAGATGTGGCATCGTGATGTTAAAGGAATActtgaacagtgtttattttttatcctaATCCCCATCGTTCACACTCGTAGCGTATGTTATAAGCACAGACGAGGATTTTTAACGGACGTTTTTCCTGCACTCGGGAACGAGAACTCGGCTACTGCCGGCGTAGGACAGAAGTCTGAGGGCGGCTGTTGATCTTCGTTAATAAACACGCGATTGTAAAATGGAGTTTTAAGAGACTAAAGGTCGGACAGAGACGAGAGAACGTCTTTTATTAAATCTGTTCTTCTGCTGTTTGACGCAGTTGACGGAgatgcagtaataaaaaaaaagtagttccGTCTCATTCTCGTTGTATCCGTGCGCCATTAGAGCTACGACTACGCTGTAACGTTAGCGCAGTTACACCTTCCTCCCTCGGGAAAAGTAGTTCCGGATCGGACCGATTTTAGAGCTCCGTTTATGTGTGACGAACACCACCTGAAGAATTTATGGGAAAATAGTTCTCcttaaaataaaacctttttatGAGAAATATCCGACAGCTGCCCTCAGACCCCCGTTCTAAGCGATCTAACGGGTTTCCTGCtggagaaacctggagaaaTTCCTGAGGATGTTCCTTTTAAGCGTTCAAATAAAATTGCATCAATTGAAATACGACATTAAAACCTCTGGCTTTGCTTTAGAGAACTTTGTGTTCATATGATCCATCATGATTTCCATAAGAGACGGTATTATTACATGTTCATACGCCTTTATCACGGGGGAATACGTTTCTAAAATGACTTTGGCTTTGCTTTTAATAAAAACGAGAATTTCTTCGTATAAtctgcattgtttttttgtattttttatttttttattttgacaaaTCTGAAATTAAAATGCATCCAACACTATTTAAAGATGTTTGACTTTATACCCAtccttcagaccaatcagaacggaGAATTCAGCATCACCGTGCGGGAGAAACACCTTTAAATCTCATTGGCTCCcctgcggcttttttttttttttttaatgatctccTCCCTTTTGTTTTACCGCCACGACGTCcggaggtgttttattcctcttacaccacgaCGATTTGCGTACGTCGTCGTGCTAGTCGTCCGTTTATCGTTACGTTTAACGCCGcggaacattaaaaaaaaaaacaagttcgttcctgttcttGTTTACGTTCTAGCAGTCATGTCCCTGTGAATcggccgttactatagaaacgataacgcgcgcattaatgtaaacctgttgTACAGACGGTTACAGAAAATTTACcgacgccttctgaccaatcgggaTTGAGAGTTCAACAGCGCCGAGGTTGGTTAGCCAATATCACTAAAGTCGAGTCTCTAAAAAGCGAACAAACCAAACGACATGGGTCGAAAAAACCATTTAttacgtttaaaaaaattcaagcgcaatcattttcaaaacaaaactaaaatatttttttctccattgttatacacacacattttaatatcTCTGAATAAGGCCTAAGCAGGACAGTACACACTCTTAACTGAAGTCACGCTGTGTCACGTGTCGCCTCACTTTCCTCACGCACCAAACGAACAGAACAGTAAGTGAAGTGTCACTGGTTCAGTAAAAGAACGTGGGAGGAAAAAGacgagagacg
Proteins encoded in this window:
- the cpox gene encoding oxygen-dependent coproporphyrinogen-III oxidase, mitochondrial, which codes for MTSLLSTLNRCLRSTARLCNVSQPKVVYKSHFIAGGRWSTRWSSRFTHTTEAARGSPASGKYRKGVLIATGVFGTVAAGVCHLQQAEMATRVKKMEEEEEGNVAERCRSFMSPPVTDVRVLERRKQEMSSRMEMLIMETQAEFCRALQEVDGGTFKVDRWSREEGGGGVSCVLQDSKMFEKAGVNVSVVSGHLSEEAAKQMRSRGKQLKAKDGKLPFIAMGVSSVIHPKNPHIPTVHFNYRYFEVEEADGSKQWWFGGGTDLTPVYIDEADAVHFHSVLRDACNKHNPQYYPDFKKWCDRYFFIRHRGETRGIGGIFFDDLDSPNQEEAFSFVKSCAKTVVPCYLPIVRKHLDDKFTQQEKDWQQIRRGRYVEFNLVYDRGVKFGLATPGSRVESIIMSLPLTARWEYMHEPTRGTKEADMLEVLRNPKEWV